The following are encoded in a window of Paraburkholderia hospita genomic DNA:
- a CDS encoding putative bifunctional diguanylate cyclase/phosphodiesterase: MSRPVTADIATDKPSESTRHRSDLAAEVLASEQSVLRLLTRSTPLPELLAEVCRRAETLLGEGSRCSILVLDTDGVTVRVGASPSLPAHYSAAIDGMSIGPCAGSCGTAMHDRRLVIVEDIESDPLWADYRHLALPLGLRACWSVPFEDDAGQVLGAFGVYYDRRRRPDEDEHALLHEIGHSVGLAVHQELMRKRLAESEEHHRLVVDHLNEGIVVQTREGIVLACNPSARRMLRATGEVIGQDIYKVIRAAYWEDGSPVESGEQPTQRVLRTGKPVVGMTLRLELTCGESIWITENVVPIVRPGETEPNAVLVSFNDISAVRSARAQLQHLATRDSLTGLYNRAFLADRMSALLAPHAGVEGHEADASQPAVTRLAVLFVDLDGFKKVNDIAGHEAGDALLCSVAARLATCVRSEDTLARVGGDEFVIATGDYGDESFLTSLAQRVLDTIAMPFAVGGNEYYLGASIGISLFPNDGRDAQTLMRNADSAMYNAKQRGRNNFQFFTAELSERLQRRFAIEQSLRRALVADELSLAYQPIVEGATGRIVGAEALLRWHNGELGHVSPAEFIPVAEDTGLIIDIGRWVLENACLQAVEWRRTITPHLMMAVNLSPRQINGELIEHVALSLERAGLAASALELEITEGVLMSDSDTVMPLLTTLARMGVRISVDDFGTGYSSLSYLKRFPLHSLKVDRSFVAGLPEHRDAVAITHAVVAMAHSLGMNVTAEGVETSEQAAFLRSIGCERQQGYLFGRPVVPGEFAREAQRLQAGN, translated from the coding sequence ATGAGTCGTCCAGTGACTGCAGACATCGCGACTGATAAGCCATCCGAAAGCACTCGCCACCGGTCCGATCTGGCCGCCGAGGTGCTGGCATCGGAGCAGAGCGTATTGCGCCTGCTCACGCGCAGCACGCCGTTGCCCGAGCTGCTGGCGGAAGTGTGCCGCCGCGCCGAAACGCTGCTAGGCGAGGGCTCGCGGTGCTCGATCCTTGTGCTCGATACCGATGGCGTCACCGTGCGCGTCGGCGCGTCGCCGTCGCTGCCGGCGCATTACAGCGCGGCCATCGACGGCATGTCGATCGGCCCGTGCGCCGGTTCCTGCGGCACGGCAATGCACGACCGGCGGCTGGTGATCGTCGAGGACATCGAAAGCGATCCGCTATGGGCCGACTACCGGCATCTCGCGCTGCCGCTCGGGCTGCGCGCCTGCTGGTCGGTGCCGTTCGAGGACGACGCGGGTCAGGTGCTGGGCGCGTTCGGCGTCTACTACGACAGGCGCCGGCGTCCGGACGAAGATGAACACGCCTTGCTGCACGAGATCGGCCACAGCGTAGGCCTTGCCGTCCATCAGGAGCTGATGCGCAAGCGCCTCGCGGAAAGCGAGGAGCATCACCGGCTCGTCGTCGATCATCTGAACGAAGGCATCGTCGTGCAGACGCGCGAAGGCATCGTGCTCGCCTGCAATCCGAGCGCGCGGCGCATGCTGCGCGCGACGGGCGAAGTGATCGGCCAGGATATCTACAAGGTGATTCGCGCCGCGTACTGGGAAGACGGCTCGCCCGTCGAGTCAGGCGAGCAGCCGACGCAGCGCGTGCTGCGCACGGGCAAACCCGTGGTCGGCATGACGCTGCGGCTCGAGCTGACGTGTGGCGAATCGATCTGGATCACCGAGAACGTCGTACCCATCGTCAGGCCGGGCGAGACCGAACCGAACGCCGTGCTCGTATCGTTCAACGACATCAGCGCGGTGCGCTCGGCGCGTGCGCAACTGCAGCACCTCGCGACGCGCGATTCGCTGACAGGGCTCTACAACCGCGCGTTTCTCGCCGACCGGATGAGCGCGCTGCTCGCGCCGCATGCGGGCGTCGAAGGGCATGAAGCCGATGCGTCTCAACCCGCCGTGACGAGACTGGCCGTGCTGTTCGTCGATCTCGACGGCTTCAAGAAAGTCAACGACATCGCCGGCCACGAAGCGGGCGATGCGCTGTTATGCAGCGTCGCCGCGCGGCTCGCGACCTGCGTGCGCAGCGAGGACACGCTCGCGCGCGTCGGCGGCGACGAGTTCGTGATCGCGACGGGCGACTACGGCGACGAATCGTTCCTGACTTCGCTCGCGCAGCGCGTGCTCGATACGATCGCGATGCCGTTCGCGGTCGGCGGCAACGAGTATTACCTTGGCGCGTCGATCGGCATCAGCCTGTTTCCCAACGACGGACGCGACGCGCAGACGCTGATGCGCAACGCCGACTCCGCGATGTACAACGCGAAGCAGCGCGGCCGCAACAACTTCCAGTTCTTCACAGCCGAGTTGAGCGAGCGTTTGCAACGGCGCTTCGCGATCGAACAGTCGCTGCGGCGCGCGCTCGTCGCCGACGAACTGAGCCTCGCGTATCAGCCGATCGTCGAGGGGGCGACGGGGCGCATCGTCGGCGCCGAGGCGCTGTTGCGCTGGCATAACGGCGAGCTGGGCCATGTGTCGCCCGCGGAATTCATTCCCGTCGCCGAAGACACCGGCCTCATCATCGACATCGGCCGCTGGGTGCTGGAGAACGCGTGCCTGCAGGCCGTCGAATGGCGCAGAACGATCACGCCGCATCTGATGATGGCCGTGAACCTGTCGCCGCGTCAGATCAACGGCGAGCTGATCGAGCATGTGGCGCTGAGTCTGGAGCGCGCGGGGCTGGCGGCGTCGGCGCTCGAACTGGAGATCACGGAAGGCGTGCTGATGAGCGACAGCGACACCGTCATGCCGCTCCTGACGACGCTCGCGCGCATGGGCGTGCGCATTTCCGTCGACGATTTCGGCACCGGCTATTCGTCGCTGTCGTATCTGAAGCGTTTTCCGTTGCATAGCCTGAAGGTCGACCGTTCGTTCGTCGCGGGCTTGCCCGAGCATCGCGATGCCGTGGCGATCACGCATGCCGTCGTTGCAATGGCGCATTCGCTCGGGATGAACGTGACGGCGGAGGGCGTCGAAACGAGCGAGCAGGCGGCGTT